In the Solidesulfovibrio carbinoliphilus subsp. oakridgensis genome, one interval contains:
- a CDS encoding DUF362 domain-containing protein, translating into MARPRVALGHAPIPESPDAWTEKSLAAVTRLAGEVVGACCDLPALVRGQVVLVKPNLVRPNPCNPCAVVTDERVILAMVRLLRDAGAARVLVGDNPGYGLSLAEAMAGMEPFLARLAQSGGELVHFDAGDAVAVANPDAFLYDPVTLPRVLLEADRYVNLPKMKTHVHTLVTLGIKNQYGLVLDDERMFCHRNDINPKIVDILRVVRPDLTLLDGLWAVQGQAPLSGSAVPDMNVLLAGTDVAAVDTVAADLMGIRAEEVAMLRLVRQEGLGETDLAAIEVVGADPAALRRPFVRPVISSMGAYDAVRVVEGGACSGCLSALRHALDKLGSEGLFAGRDPVTLYVGRPMAERRNLRNVRGDLWCFGSCAAHLVFNTHKREENAGFVPGCPPHILDFYKAYKKRYCG; encoded by the coding sequence ATGGCGCGCCCTCGTGTCGCCCTAGGCCACGCCCCCATTCCCGAGTCCCCGGACGCCTGGACCGAAAAGAGCCTTGCCGCCGTCACCCGGCTGGCCGGGGAGGTGGTCGGCGCCTGCTGCGACCTGCCGGCCCTGGTCCGGGGGCAGGTCGTCCTGGTCAAGCCGAACCTGGTCCGGCCCAACCCCTGCAATCCCTGCGCCGTGGTCACGGACGAGCGGGTCATCCTGGCCATGGTCCGGCTTTTGCGCGACGCCGGCGCGGCCCGGGTCCTGGTCGGAGACAATCCGGGCTACGGCCTGTCCCTGGCCGAGGCCATGGCCGGCATGGAACCGTTTCTGGCCCGGCTGGCCCAAAGCGGCGGGGAGCTGGTCCACTTCGACGCCGGCGACGCCGTGGCCGTCGCAAACCCGGACGCCTTTCTCTACGACCCGGTCACCCTGCCCCGGGTCCTCCTCGAGGCCGACCGCTACGTCAACCTGCCCAAGATGAAGACCCACGTGCACACCCTGGTCACCCTCGGCATCAAGAACCAGTACGGCCTGGTGCTGGACGACGAGCGGATGTTTTGCCACCGAAACGACATCAACCCCAAGATCGTGGACATCCTGCGGGTGGTGCGGCCGGACCTGACGCTCCTCGACGGCCTGTGGGCCGTCCAGGGCCAGGCCCCGCTCTCGGGCTCGGCCGTGCCGGACATGAACGTGCTTTTGGCCGGCACCGACGTCGCGGCCGTGGACACCGTGGCCGCCGACCTCATGGGCATCCGGGCCGAGGAGGTGGCCATGCTGCGCCTCGTGCGCCAGGAAGGGCTTGGGGAGACGGATCTGGCCGCCATCGAGGTGGTCGGGGCCGATCCGGCAGCCCTGCGCCGGCCCTTCGTCCGGCCGGTCATCAGTTCCATGGGGGCCTACGACGCGGTGCGGGTGGTGGAAGGCGGGGCCTGCTCGGGCTGTCTGTCGGCCCTGCGCCACGCCCTGGACAAGCTCGGGAGCGAGGGCCTCTTTGCCGGCCGCGATCCGGTCACCCTCTACGTCGGCCGGCCCATGGCCGAGCGGCGAAATCTCCGCAACGTGCGCGGCGACCTGTGGTGCTTCGGCTCCTGCGCCGCCCATCTCGTCTTCAACACCCACAAGCGGGAGGAAAACGCCGGCTTCGTGCCCGGCTGCCCGCCCCACATCCTGGACTTCTACAAGGCCTACAAGAAGCGGTACTGCGGCTAG
- a CDS encoding B12-binding domain-containing radical SAM protein codes for MQRLTLFSPTPPDLSAFGVRSLQASLKAAGCDVRLVLLPGSIGRLREDGSFAYRYPDRLVGQALELAAGSDLVGVSFFTSYFDRAVQLTRAVRERLGLPVVWGGIHATLRPEEGLSHADFVCRGEGEEALPALLDALVRGRGAEAVPGIWCRHGEEIVDNGLAPLVADLDSLPFFDFSGDNQYVHAPEAGRIVPLSPGVLRRALPQVPYRHGRLLRVYRTMTDRGCPHHCAYCNVPTVKALFRPGPTPYFRHRSVGHVLAELRDVTRRYPFIQGVQLFDDTFFSRSLAWIEAFAAAYKADIGLPLFCQASPATLEAQKLDALIEAGLCYVEMGIQTGSPKMRALYRRPESDGQVLSGATLLHARQGRLLPPDYHVIIDAPWEDEEDLLATVRLLARLPKPFGLAIASLLFFPDTALYAKARAEGRLADEAADIYRRPFFIPPRRTYAGFLLYLLTFRRIPKRLLALLQTPRAMAIGKRLERSPVYKIIYVLGEGCRLAAKGADALRHGNVSRITGWLGRLWRRDPVAAGRKR; via the coding sequence ATGCAACGGCTGACCCTTTTTTCGCCCACCCCGCCGGACCTGTCCGCCTTTGGCGTCCGCAGCCTCCAAGCCAGCCTCAAGGCGGCCGGCTGCGACGTCCGGCTGGTCCTTTTGCCGGGCAGCATCGGCCGGCTGCGCGAAGACGGCTCGTTTGCCTACCGCTACCCGGACCGGCTCGTGGGGCAGGCCCTCGAACTGGCGGCAGGCTCCGACCTGGTCGGGGTGTCCTTTTTCACCAGCTACTTCGACCGGGCCGTCCAGCTCACCCGGGCCGTGCGGGAACGGCTCGGCCTGCCCGTGGTCTGGGGCGGCATCCACGCCACCCTGCGCCCGGAGGAGGGGCTTTCCCACGCGGATTTCGTCTGCCGGGGCGAAGGGGAAGAGGCCCTGCCCGCCCTGCTCGACGCCCTGGTTCGGGGCCGGGGGGCCGAGGCCGTGCCCGGCATCTGGTGCCGACACGGGGAGGAGATCGTGGACAACGGCCTGGCCCCGCTGGTGGCCGACCTGGACAGCCTGCCGTTTTTCGATTTCAGCGGAGACAACCAGTACGTCCACGCGCCCGAGGCCGGCCGGATCGTGCCGCTTTCGCCGGGCGTGCTGCGCCGCGCCCTGCCGCAAGTCCCCTACCGCCACGGCCGGCTCCTTCGCGTCTACCGGACCATGACCGACCGGGGCTGCCCGCACCACTGCGCCTATTGCAACGTGCCGACGGTCAAGGCCCTCTTTCGGCCCGGCCCGACCCCCTACTTTCGCCACCGGAGCGTGGGCCACGTCCTGGCCGAGCTTCGGGACGTGACCCGGCGGTACCCCTTCATCCAGGGCGTGCAGCTTTTCGACGACACGTTTTTCTCCCGCAGCCTGGCCTGGATCGAGGCCTTTGCCGCGGCCTACAAGGCGGACATCGGGCTGCCCCTTTTTTGCCAGGCCTCGCCCGCCACCCTCGAAGCCCAAAAGCTCGACGCCCTGATCGAGGCCGGGCTCTGCTACGTGGAAATGGGCATCCAGACCGGCAGCCCCAAGATGCGCGCCCTCTACCGCCGGCCGGAATCCGACGGGCAGGTCCTCTCCGGGGCCACGCTTCTGCACGCCCGGCAGGGCCGGCTCCTGCCTCCGGACTACCACGTCATCATCGACGCCCCGTGGGAGGACGAGGAAGACCTGCTCGCCACGGTCCGGCTCCTGGCTCGGCTGCCCAAGCCCTTTGGCCTGGCCATCGCGAGCCTCCTCTTTTTCCCGGACACCGCCCTTTACGCCAAGGCCCGGGCCGAAGGCCGCCTGGCGGACGAGGCGGCCGACATCTACCGCCGGCCGTTTTTCATCCCCCCGCGCCGGACGTATGCAGGCTTTCTGCTCTATCTGCTCACCTTCCGGCGCATCCCCAAACGGCTTTTGGCCCTCCTCCAGACACCCCGGGCCATGGCCATAGGCAAACGACTCGAACGATCGCCTGTCTATAAAATCATCTATGTGCTGGGAGAAGGCTGCCGTCTGGCCGCCAAGGGGGCGGACGCCTTGCGCCATGGGAACGTTTCGCGCATCACCGGCTGGCTCGGCCGCCTGTGGCGGCGCGATCCGGTGGCCGCCGGGCGCAAGCGGTAG
- a CDS encoding radical SAM protein yields MGLLDAGLATKGADAAERLKILKRHGQAFLRHATPQKLWNFAKAERNRIKGRTVLDSLPYILKIETTNICNLRCAYCYDDRRPPAPGERPYGRMTVAQFQGLVDQVGDRLFKINLYGFGEPFLFPETLDMVRYATDKNIGVAVSTNLNHRDPDLPRRIVASGLEVLIFSGHGLSHETAGRFMRGGNPDLALGTLAAVIEARRAAGSRTPFIDWQYCVTGFNEHEIPAAREAAKRLGVDQLRCIRPFFPEDAPADWFSSRFPRRTASGPDAGSAAAGGGCSWLYRAAYVNWDGGLIPCCRDPRDRAADFGNVLEEPFAAVWNNGKYQAARALLADPSRRDLRDGILCGRCPATRPAAGD; encoded by the coding sequence ATGGGACTCCTCGATGCCGGGCTGGCCACCAAGGGCGCGGACGCGGCCGAACGCCTGAAAATCCTCAAACGCCACGGCCAGGCCTTCCTGCGCCACGCCACGCCCCAAAAGCTCTGGAACTTCGCCAAGGCCGAGCGCAACCGGATAAAGGGCCGCACCGTGCTCGACAGCCTGCCCTACATCCTCAAGATCGAGACCACCAACATCTGCAACCTGCGCTGCGCCTACTGCTACGACGACCGCCGGCCCCCGGCCCCGGGCGAGCGTCCCTACGGCCGCATGACCGTGGCCCAGTTTCAAGGCCTGGTGGACCAGGTCGGGGACCGGCTCTTCAAGATCAACCTCTACGGCTTCGGCGAACCGTTCCTTTTCCCCGAAACCCTGGACATGGTCCGCTACGCCACGGACAAGAACATCGGCGTGGCCGTGTCCACGAACCTGAACCACCGCGACCCGGACCTGCCCCGGCGGATCGTGGCCTCGGGCCTGGAGGTCCTCATCTTCTCCGGCCACGGCCTGTCCCACGAAACGGCCGGCCGGTTCATGCGCGGCGGCAACCCGGACCTGGCCCTTGGCACGCTGGCGGCCGTGATCGAGGCGCGGCGGGCGGCCGGGAGCCGGACGCCTTTTATCGACTGGCAGTACTGCGTCACCGGCTTCAACGAGCACGAGATCCCGGCAGCCAGGGAAGCGGCCAAACGGCTCGGCGTGGACCAGCTCCGGTGCATCCGGCCCTTTTTCCCGGAGGACGCGCCGGCGGACTGGTTTTCGAGCCGCTTCCCGCGCCGGACCGCTTCCGGTCCGGACGCGGGTTCCGCCGCTGCCGGGGGCGGCTGCTCCTGGCTCTACCGGGCGGCCTACGTCAACTGGGACGGGGGGCTCATCCCCTGCTGCCGCGACCCGCGCGACCGGGCCGCCGATTTCGGCAACGTGCTCGAAGAACCCTTTGCCGCCGTCTGGAACAACGGCAAATACCAAGCCGCCCGGGCCTTGCTGGCCGATCCCTCGCGCCGGGACCTGCGTGACGGAATTCTTTGCGGCCGGTGCCCGGCCACCCGGCCGGCGGCAGGGGACTGA
- a CDS encoding protoporphyrinogen/coproporphyrinogen oxidase, with amino-acid sequence MNARPVVIVGGGVAGLACAVTLAEAGRPVVVLEKEGQVGGLLRSCILDGVTFDLGPHVLFLDGPGRGETFLRAVLAGEPCLRRAFAFAVDAGGRLWNFPNHLDIFRYPLKFQVEALRAAWAGGRGAPPEPVSAARELAAKCGPSLYALLFRDLFAKKTLLSPDDLHRHWLMRPDRTIRNGNEPRPPRGRQPAVLAVLRSLRRAYAYPLGGLGEVPRILADRIRAAGGEIRTGVGAVGLVRDGRRVAAVTVAGGRPPLPVGELVWTAPLRGLTAALGAAAPGLPTVTLRLALLTYARTRRLPRPHVYTYHPDPALAANRVYYPESIFRERGPADREGLCLEVNLPGEGDGGDAPTEAETLTRAVADVERLGLYPRSALRAARAVTLPAAMPVYPLDYEARLAAATAPVRECDNVHAVGRQGGFFFCLAPAAAAQGLKMAAHLLAKPSGPGA; translated from the coding sequence ATGAACGCCCGGCCCGTGGTCATCGTCGGCGGCGGCGTGGCCGGGCTCGCCTGCGCCGTGACCCTGGCCGAGGCCGGCCGGCCGGTGGTGGTCCTCGAAAAGGAGGGGCAGGTGGGCGGGCTTCTCCGCTCCTGCATCCTGGACGGCGTGACCTTCGACCTCGGGCCCCATGTCCTTTTTCTCGACGGCCCGGGCCGGGGCGAAACCTTCCTGCGTGCGGTGCTGGCCGGGGAGCCGTGCCTGCGCCGGGCCTTCGCCTTTGCCGTGGACGCGGGCGGCCGGTTATGGAACTTCCCCAACCACCTGGATATCTTTCGCTATCCCTTGAAGTTCCAGGTGGAAGCCCTGCGGGCGGCCTGGGCCGGGGGCAGGGGCGCGCCGCCGGAACCGGTGTCCGCGGCCCGGGAGCTGGCGGCCAAGTGCGGGCCAAGCCTCTATGCCCTCCTTTTCCGCGACCTTTTCGCCAAAAAGACGCTTCTTTCCCCGGACGACCTGCACCGCCACTGGCTCATGCGGCCGGACCGGACCATACGAAACGGCAACGAGCCCCGGCCGCCCCGTGGCCGGCAACCGGCCGTGCTGGCCGTCCTTCGCAGCCTGCGCCGGGCCTACGCCTATCCCCTGGGCGGCCTGGGCGAGGTGCCCCGGATTCTGGCCGACCGCATCCGGGCCGCCGGCGGCGAGATCCGGACCGGGGTCGGGGCCGTCGGCCTGGTCCGGGACGGCCGGCGCGTCGCGGCCGTGACCGTGGCCGGCGGCCGGCCGCCCCTTCCGGTCGGCGAACTGGTCTGGACCGCGCCGCTGCGGGGCCTGACCGCGGCCCTTGGCGCCGCCGCGCCGGGCCTGCCCACGGTCACCCTGCGCCTGGCCCTGCTGACCTACGCCCGGACCCGCCGCCTGCCCCGGCCCCACGTCTACACCTACCACCCGGACCCGGCCCTGGCCGCCAACCGGGTCTATTACCCGGAATCGATCTTCCGCGAACGCGGCCCGGCCGACCGGGAAGGCCTGTGCCTGGAAGTGAACCTGCCCGGCGAGGGAGACGGCGGGGACGCGCCGACCGAGGCCGAGACCCTCACCCGGGCCGTGGCCGACGTGGAGCGGCTTGGGCTCTACCCCCGTTCGGCCCTGCGCGCGGCCCGGGCCGTCACCCTGCCGGCGGCCATGCCCGTCTATCCCCTCGACTACGAGGCCCGGCTGGCCGCGGCCACGGCCCCGGTCCGGGAATGCGACAACGTCCATGCCGTGGGCCGGCAGGGCGGCTTCTTTTTCTGCCTGGCCCCGGCCGCCGCCGCCCAGGGCCTCAAGATGGCGGCCCACCTGCTGGCCAAACCGTCCGGCCCGGGAGCCTGA
- a CDS encoding TraY domain-containing protein, protein MLTIRLPAELENRLNILAATTKRPKSFYVREALERSLADMEDVYLAEAALERFRASGEKAIPLEELERRLGLDD, encoded by the coding sequence ATGCTGACCATCCGACTCCCGGCCGAGCTTGAGAACCGATTGAACATCCTGGCCGCCACCACGAAGCGGCCGAAAAGCTTCTACGTGCGCGAAGCCCTCGAACGCAGCCTTGCGGACATGGAGGACGTGTACCTGGCCGAGGCCGCCTTGGAACGGTTCCGGGCCAGTGGCGAGAAAGCCATCCCCTTGGAAGAACTGGAGCGCCGCCTTGGCCTGGACGATTGA
- a CDS encoding type II toxin-antitoxin system RelE family toxin, which yields MAWTIEFTPEAYKTLLRLGREEEKRVLAFLRQRISKLEDPRSLGEPLKGSRFAGLWRYRCGNYRILCEIQDGKISILVVLVGHRRDVYK from the coding sequence TTGGCCTGGACGATTGAATTTACGCCTGAAGCGTACAAAACCCTTCTTCGCCTTGGCCGAGAGGAGGAAAAACGGGTTTTAGCGTTCCTGCGCCAGAGGATTTCCAAACTTGAGGACCCGCGCTCCCTGGGAGAACCGCTCAAAGGCTCTCGATTTGCAGGATTGTGGCGTTACCGTTGCGGGAACTACCGGATCCTTTGTGAAATTCAGGATGGAAAAATCAGCATCCTCGTGGTGCTGGTCGGCCATCGCCGTGATGTCTATAAATAG
- the rfaE2 gene encoding D-glycero-beta-D-manno-heptose 1-phosphate adenylyltransferase, with amino-acid sequence MPDVSEAARLSELIDVCDRLPQARLLVVGDIMLDRFVHGRVTRISPEAPIPILAIEDELSMPGGAGNVLRNLASLGGQAVYAGVVGDDGAGGTLRDLLAAFPGPPSRLVAEKGRRTSVKTRYVAGPTHLLRTDFETVAPLSRESEAALVALLPELVAGAAVVMVSDYGKGGVTPALLAALLAEAGRAGRPVVVDPKGLDYGRYRGASVVTPNRAELAAVSRMALETEAAYEAAARRLIEEHDFGAVLVTRSEEGLTLYPAGGAAHHIRAAGREVFDVSGAGDTVAALFAAALAVGAPLPVCAALANIGAGIVVGKVGTAVVHPDELRQAILRREGEDARQKELSRERLLETVALWRKLGLAVGFTNGCFDLLHPGHASVLARARAKCDRLIVGLNTDASVKRLKGPTRPVQDQAARARMLASLASVDAVVLFDEDTPLDLIRAVRPDMLAKGGDYTLATVVGADLVRSYGGRVELIDLEGEASTTDIIRRIRQADVPAGEDRT; translated from the coding sequence ATGCCCGACGTTTCCGAGGCCGCCCGCCTGTCCGAACTGATCGATGTCTGCGACCGGCTGCCACAGGCCCGGCTCCTGGTGGTCGGGGACATCATGCTCGACCGGTTCGTGCACGGCCGGGTCACCCGCATTTCCCCGGAAGCCCCGATTCCGATCCTGGCCATCGAGGACGAATTGTCCATGCCCGGCGGCGCGGGCAACGTGCTGCGAAACCTGGCAAGCCTCGGCGGCCAGGCCGTCTATGCCGGCGTGGTCGGGGACGACGGGGCCGGCGGGACTTTGCGGGACCTGCTGGCCGCCTTTCCGGGCCCGCCGTCCCGGCTGGTGGCCGAGAAGGGCCGGCGGACCTCGGTCAAGACCCGTTACGTGGCCGGCCCGACCCATCTTTTGCGCACGGATTTCGAGACCGTCGCCCCCCTGTCCCGGGAGAGCGAGGCCGCGCTTGTGGCCCTTTTGCCGGAGCTCGTGGCCGGGGCGGCCGTGGTCATGGTTTCGGACTACGGCAAGGGCGGGGTGACGCCGGCGCTCCTGGCCGCCCTCCTGGCCGAGGCGGGCCGGGCCGGCCGGCCCGTGGTGGTCGATCCCAAGGGGCTCGACTACGGCCGCTACCGGGGTGCGTCGGTGGTGACGCCGAACCGGGCGGAGCTGGCCGCCGTGTCCCGGATGGCGCTCGAGACCGAGGCCGCCTACGAGGCCGCCGCCCGCCGGCTGATCGAGGAGCACGATTTCGGCGCGGTGCTGGTCACCCGCAGCGAGGAGGGCCTGACCCTCTATCCGGCCGGCGGGGCGGCCCACCACATCCGGGCCGCCGGCCGGGAGGTCTTTGACGTGTCCGGCGCGGGCGACACCGTGGCCGCCCTGTTCGCGGCCGCCCTCGCCGTGGGCGCGCCCCTGCCCGTGTGCGCGGCCCTCGCCAACATCGGGGCCGGCATCGTGGTCGGCAAGGTCGGCACGGCGGTCGTCCACCCGGACGAACTGCGCCAGGCCATCTTGCGCCGCGAGGGCGAGGACGCCCGGCAAAAGGAACTGTCCCGGGAGCGGCTGCTGGAGACGGTGGCCCTGTGGCGCAAGCTCGGGCTTGCCGTCGGCTTCACCAACGGCTGCTTCGACCTGCTCCATCCCGGCCACGCCTCGGTCCTGGCCCGGGCCAGGGCCAAGTGCGATCGCCTCATCGTCGGGCTCAACACCGACGCCTCGGTCAAGCGCCTCAAGGGCCCGACCCGGCCGGTCCAGGATCAGGCGGCCCGGGCCAGGATGCTCGCCTCGCTCGCTTCCGTGGACGCGGTGGTCCTTTTCGACGAGGACACGCCCCTCGACCTCATCCGGGCCGTGCGGCCGGACATGCTGGCCAAGGGCGGGGACTACACCCTCGCCACCGTGGTCGGCGCGGACCTGGTCCGGTCCTACGGCGGCCGGGTCGAGCTCATCGACCTGGAGGGCGAGGCCAGCACCACGGACATCATCCGCCGCATCCGCCAGGCCGACGTGCCGGCCGGGGAGGACCGGACCTAG
- the rfaD gene encoding ADP-glyceromanno-heptose 6-epimerase, protein MILITGAAGFIGSNLAAGLNDRGETGLILCDRLRSGEKWKNIRARRFDDLITPEDLPLWLAGKGKTLRAVCHLGAISSTTVTDGDAVARENLRFSLDLLDWCAVARVPFLYASSAATYGDGSAGFADDDDPDALARFTPLNLYAFSKHAFDGIVSRRRAAGAALPPQCVGLKFFNVFGPNEHHKGAMQSVLTKVWPDIRAGRPVKLFKSHHPDYPDGGQKRDFVYVRDCERVMLWLLDHPEVSGLFNVGTGTARTFQDCILAGFAAAGREPAIEYVDMPLEIRGKYQYFTEASLGGLRRAGYPHAPMALEAAVADYVTRHLLADNPYR, encoded by the coding sequence ATGATCCTCATTACCGGCGCGGCCGGATTCATCGGCTCGAACCTGGCCGCCGGCCTGAACGACCGGGGCGAGACCGGGCTTATCCTGTGCGACCGGCTGCGCTCGGGCGAAAAGTGGAAGAACATCCGGGCCCGCCGGTTCGACGATCTCATCACCCCCGAGGACCTGCCCCTGTGGCTGGCCGGCAAGGGAAAAACCCTGCGCGCCGTCTGCCACCTGGGCGCCATCTCGTCGACCACGGTCACGGACGGCGACGCCGTGGCCCGGGAAAACCTCCGCTTCTCCCTGGACCTCCTCGACTGGTGCGCCGTGGCCCGCGTCCCCTTTCTCTACGCCTCCTCGGCCGCCACCTACGGCGACGGTTCGGCCGGCTTTGCCGACGACGACGATCCGGACGCCCTGGCCCGGTTCACGCCCTTAAACCTCTACGCCTTCAGCAAGCACGCCTTTGACGGCATCGTCAGCCGCCGCCGGGCGGCCGGCGCGGCCCTGCCCCCCCAGTGCGTGGGGCTCAAATTTTTCAACGTCTTCGGCCCGAACGAACACCACAAGGGCGCCATGCAGAGCGTCCTGACCAAGGTCTGGCCGGACATCCGGGCCGGCCGGCCGGTCAAACTCTTCAAGTCCCACCATCCGGACTACCCCGACGGCGGCCAGAAGCGCGACTTCGTGTACGTCCGCGACTGCGAGCGGGTCATGCTCTGGCTCCTGGACCACCCCGAAGTGAGCGGCCTTTTCAACGTCGGCACGGGCACGGCCCGGACGTTTCAGGACTGCATCCTTGCCGGCTTTGCCGCGGCCGGGCGCGAGCCGGCCATCGAATACGTGGACATGCCCCTGGAAATCCGGGGCAAGTACCAGTATTTCACCGAGGCGAGCCTCGGCGGCCTGCGCCGGGCCGGCTACCCCCACGCCCCCATGGCCCTCGAGGCGGCCGTGGCCGACTATGTGACCCGCCACCTGCTGGCCGACAATCCCTACCGCTGA
- a CDS encoding TraK family protein: protein MSDNVHRIDRCMGRVEFRACEAEILDMHQKGYANKHIYKKLAEDGKLTLAYSTFNGHLRKLLQPKNPKATRDNQVEVKKTFTVRHDTELV from the coding sequence ATGAGTGATAACGTGCACCGGATTGACCGATGTATGGGACGTGTCGAATTTAGAGCTTGCGAGGCCGAGATTCTCGATATGCACCAAAAAGGGTACGCGAACAAACACATCTACAAGAAATTGGCAGAGGATGGCAAGCTTACCCTGGCCTATTCAACGTTTAATGGGCATCTCCGCAAACTCTTGCAGCCAAAAAATCCAAAAGCGACCAGAGACAACCAAGTTGAAGTGAAAAAGACTTTTACGGTTCGTCATGACACGGAGCTGGTCTAG
- a CDS encoding Fic family protein, with protein MPINPKEREKAIFIAKKNLASLVYDFQTLEGMPFTLPEVQTYLQGITVGGHKVEDEEKLKQQALAWKYLISLIEHNKFNFSKSVACDLQKIVAKDEALNPGEFRDGQVWIRGTGYVPPQHDGLDEKFEGLCLRIQRIKNNFEKGVIASLDMARNQYFYDGNKRTGLLMMNGIFISNGLMPFSVPSKSVLAYNTKMLDFYATGNEKTMFEFFEKEYAKEYPGFSVDMIGYTWKEK; from the coding sequence GTGCCGATCAATCCAAAGGAGAGAGAAAAAGCCATTTTTATCGCCAAGAAGAACTTGGCCAGCCTTGTATATGACTTTCAAACACTTGAAGGGATGCCGTTTACCCTGCCTGAAGTGCAGACATATTTGCAAGGTATAACTGTCGGGGGCCATAAAGTTGAAGATGAAGAAAAACTCAAGCAACAAGCGTTGGCCTGGAAGTACTTGATTTCACTTATTGAACACAATAAATTTAATTTTTCAAAATCTGTTGCCTGCGATCTTCAAAAAATAGTAGCCAAAGACGAGGCACTGAATCCTGGAGAGTTCCGTGATGGTCAAGTCTGGATCAGAGGGACAGGCTACGTTCCTCCTCAGCATGATGGTTTAGATGAGAAATTTGAAGGTTTATGTCTGAGAATCCAGAGGATAAAGAATAACTTTGAAAAAGGCGTTATTGCCTCTCTTGACATGGCGCGAAATCAATATTTTTACGATGGCAACAAACGCACGGGCCTCCTTATGATGAATGGCATATTTATCTCGAATGGACTTATGCCGTTTAGCGTCCCGTCAAAAAGCGTATTAGCGTATAACACAAAAATGCTGGATTTTTATGCTACCGGAAACGAGAAAACAATGTTTGAATTTTTTGAGAAGGAATACGCCAAAGAATACCCTGGATTTTCGGTTGATATGATAGGCTATACTTGGAAAGAGAAGTAA
- a CDS encoding helix-turn-helix domain-containing protein — MEKTILTTSQAAAILQVDTSWIRQLILSGRLPAEKKGRDWLIKSEDLDKMERPKRGPKPKYGKGPI, encoded by the coding sequence ATGGAAAAGACGATCCTCACCACCTCCCAGGCCGCCGCGATACTCCAGGTGGACACGTCCTGGATTCGCCAGCTTATCCTGTCGGGGCGGTTGCCGGCCGAGAAAAAAGGCCGGGATTGGCTGATCAAAAGCGAGGATCTGGACAAGATGGAGCGCCCCAAGCGCGGCCCGAAACCGAAGTACGGCAAGGGCCCGATCTAG
- a CDS encoding helix-turn-helix domain-containing protein: MNGPHPTLDPAAILQAWLPFKELVGPTTIKSQADYDRIASLVNVLLDAIRDDATHPLSDVLHYLTIQMEAYEEAHVAIPEADPKAVLRFLMEQHGLNQSDLGDCAPQSHISAILAGKRGISKETAKKLAKRFHVNADLFL; encoded by the coding sequence ATGAACGGCCCGCACCCGACCCTGGATCCTGCCGCCATCCTTCAAGCCTGGTTGCCTTTTAAAGAACTGGTCGGACCGACCACGATCAAAAGCCAGGCGGATTACGACCGGATCGCCTCTTTGGTGAATGTCTTGCTGGATGCCATCCGGGACGATGCGACGCACCCCCTTTCGGACGTGCTGCATTACCTGACGATCCAGATGGAAGCCTACGAGGAGGCGCACGTCGCGATCCCCGAAGCCGACCCGAAGGCGGTTTTGCGGTTCCTCATGGAACAGCACGGGCTCAACCAGTCGGACCTGGGCGATTGCGCGCCGCAAAGCCATATTTCCGCGATCCTGGCCGGCAAGCGCGGCATCAGCAAGGAGACGGCCAAGAAACTGGCCAAGCGGTTCCATGTCAACGCCGACTTGTTCCTGTGA
- a CDS encoding type II toxin-antitoxin system HigB family toxin, whose amino-acid sequence MHVIAKPALVDFWTDHPAAKEPLDTWYRIMRRETFQNFSELRKTFASADYVNGFTVFDIGGNKFRLIAVVRYDWQKVYIRAVLTHREYDKGAWKRGEK is encoded by the coding sequence ATGCACGTCATCGCAAAACCGGCGCTCGTCGATTTTTGGACAGACCATCCAGCCGCCAAGGAACCGTTGGACACATGGTACCGGATCATGCGGCGCGAGACCTTCCAGAACTTCAGCGAACTGCGAAAGACTTTTGCGAGTGCGGATTATGTCAATGGGTTCACGGTGTTCGACATCGGCGGCAACAAGTTCCGCCTGATTGCCGTGGTCCGCTATGATTGGCAAAAAGTTTATATCCGGGCGGTCCTGACCCACAGGGAATACGACAAGGGAGCCTGGAAGCGAGGGGAAAAATGA